The Manis javanica isolate MJ-LG chromosome 4, MJ_LKY, whole genome shotgun sequence genome contains a region encoding:
- the DCLRE1B gene encoding 5' exonuclease Apollo isoform X1, whose product MNGALIPHTPIAVDFWSLRRAGSARLFFLSHMHSDHTVGLSSTWARPLYCSPITAYLLRRRLQVSKQWIRALEVGESHVLPLDEFGRETMTVTLIDANHCPGSVMFLFEGYFGTILYTGDFRYTPSMLKEPTLSVGKQIHTLYLDNTNCNPALVLPSQQEAARQIVELIHKYPQHNIKIGLYSLGKESLLEQLALEFQTWVVLSPRRLELVQLLGLADVFTVEEKAGRIHAVDHMEICHSAMVHWNQTCPTIAILPTSRKIHRSHPDIHVIPYSDHSSFSELHAFVSALKPCQVVPIVRRQPCWDYFQDILSPRQSMSLIPDSVQQYMSSSSGKPDILWLLERRPKRLRTQGVVFESLEENADQSQADRDPKAKNENLSGHLERQPSHCLLPIKTQLSPDPCSKEWDGSVPFSESQETTPFGFSVHLRSSGNEGFLSPETGEEVGLGPHVVPWRPQDDSAALGNQSAWVGQDSSRSHNSKAALLPAPQFRGPARKYLLTPVNFFQARFSSRGFDQQVEKYHKPLLKCRQESTE is encoded by the exons TGCACTCGGACCACACCGTGGGTCTGTCTAGCACCTGGGCGCGGCCCCTCTACTGCTCCCCAATCACTGCCTACCTCTTGCGTCGTCGGCTACAG GTATCTAAGCAGTGGATCCGAGCTCTAGAGGTTGGTGAGAGCCATGTCCTGCCTCTAGATGAATTTGGGCGAGAGACCATGACTGTAACCCTCATCGATGCCAATCACTGCCCTGGCTCTGTGATGTTTCTCTTTGAAGGATACTTTGGAACCATCCTCTACACAG GTGATTTTCGGTATACACCGTCCATGCTAAAGGAGCCAACCCTGAGTGTGGGGAAACAGATCCATACCTTATACCTAGACAACACCAATTGCAACCCAGCCCTGGTACTTCCTTCCCAACAAGAAGCTGCCCGCCAGATTGTCGAGCTCATTCACAAGTACCCACAACATAACATAAAGATAG GACTGTATAGTCTGGGAAAAGAGTCGCTGCTGGAGCAGCTGGCCCTCGAGTTTCAGACCTGGGTGGTGTTGAGTCCTCGGCGCCTGGAGTTGGTGCAGCTGCTGGGCCTGGCAGATGTGTTCACGGTAGAGGAGAAGGCTGGCCGCATCCATGCTGTGGACCATATGGAGATCTGCCATTCTGCCATGGTGCACTGGAACCAGACCTGCCCTACCATTGCTATCCTTCCCACAAGCCGGAAAATTCACCGCTCCCACCCTGATATCCATGTCATCCCTTATTCTGACCATTCCTCCTTTTCTGAGCTTCATGCCTTTGTCTCAGCACTGAAGCCATGCCAGGTGGTGCCCATTGTCAGGCGACAGCCCTGTTGGGACTACTTTCAGGATATCCTGAGCCCCAGGCAGTCTATGTCCCTGATTCCAGACTCAGTGCAGCAATATATGAGTTCCTCCTCTGGAAAACCAGACATTCTCTGGCTGTTAGAAAGAAGGCCGAAGAGGCTGAGAACCCAGGGTGTTGTGTTTGAATCCCTTGAGGAAAATGCTGATCAATCTCAAGCTGACAGAGACCCAAAGGCCAAGAATGAGAACCTTTCTGGGCACCTTGAGAGGCAGCCCTCCCACTGTCTTTTGCCGATCAAGACACAGTTGTCCCCAGACCCCTGCAGCAAAGAATGGGATGGGTCAGTCCCTTTCTCTGAGTCCCAGGAGACTACCCCCTTTGGTTTTTCAGTGCACTTAAGGTCTTCAGGAAATGAGGGATTTCTCTCTCCAGAAACTGGGGAGGAAGTTGGTCTAGGGCCTCACGTGGTACCCTGGAGACCCCAGGATGACTCAGCAGCCCTGGGGAACCAGAGTGCCTGGGTGGGTCAGGATTCTTCCCGGTCTCACAACAGCAAGGCTGCCCTTCTTCCTGCTCCTCAGTTCAGGGGCCCAGCCCGAAAATACCTTCTGACTCCAGTGAACTTTTTCCAGGCAAGGTTCTCTTCCAGGGGATTTGACCAGCAAGTGGAAAAGTACCATAAACCCTTGCTGAAGTGCAGACAGGAGAGTACGGAATGA
- the DCLRE1B gene encoding 5' exonuclease Apollo isoform X2 translates to MTVTLIDANHCPGSVMFLFEGYFGTILYTGDFRYTPSMLKEPTLSVGKQIHTLYLDNTNCNPALVLPSQQEAARQIVELIHKYPQHNIKIGLYSLGKESLLEQLALEFQTWVVLSPRRLELVQLLGLADVFTVEEKAGRIHAVDHMEICHSAMVHWNQTCPTIAILPTSRKIHRSHPDIHVIPYSDHSSFSELHAFVSALKPCQVVPIVRRQPCWDYFQDILSPRQSMSLIPDSVQQYMSSSSGKPDILWLLERRPKRLRTQGVVFESLEENADQSQADRDPKAKNENLSGHLERQPSHCLLPIKTQLSPDPCSKEWDGSVPFSESQETTPFGFSVHLRSSGNEGFLSPETGEEVGLGPHVVPWRPQDDSAALGNQSAWVGQDSSRSHNSKAALLPAPQFRGPARKYLLTPVNFFQARFSSRGFDQQVEKYHKPLLKCRQESTE, encoded by the exons ATGACTGTAACCCTCATCGATGCCAATCACTGCCCTGGCTCTGTGATGTTTCTCTTTGAAGGATACTTTGGAACCATCCTCTACACAG GTGATTTTCGGTATACACCGTCCATGCTAAAGGAGCCAACCCTGAGTGTGGGGAAACAGATCCATACCTTATACCTAGACAACACCAATTGCAACCCAGCCCTGGTACTTCCTTCCCAACAAGAAGCTGCCCGCCAGATTGTCGAGCTCATTCACAAGTACCCACAACATAACATAAAGATAG GACTGTATAGTCTGGGAAAAGAGTCGCTGCTGGAGCAGCTGGCCCTCGAGTTTCAGACCTGGGTGGTGTTGAGTCCTCGGCGCCTGGAGTTGGTGCAGCTGCTGGGCCTGGCAGATGTGTTCACGGTAGAGGAGAAGGCTGGCCGCATCCATGCTGTGGACCATATGGAGATCTGCCATTCTGCCATGGTGCACTGGAACCAGACCTGCCCTACCATTGCTATCCTTCCCACAAGCCGGAAAATTCACCGCTCCCACCCTGATATCCATGTCATCCCTTATTCTGACCATTCCTCCTTTTCTGAGCTTCATGCCTTTGTCTCAGCACTGAAGCCATGCCAGGTGGTGCCCATTGTCAGGCGACAGCCCTGTTGGGACTACTTTCAGGATATCCTGAGCCCCAGGCAGTCTATGTCCCTGATTCCAGACTCAGTGCAGCAATATATGAGTTCCTCCTCTGGAAAACCAGACATTCTCTGGCTGTTAGAAAGAAGGCCGAAGAGGCTGAGAACCCAGGGTGTTGTGTTTGAATCCCTTGAGGAAAATGCTGATCAATCTCAAGCTGACAGAGACCCAAAGGCCAAGAATGAGAACCTTTCTGGGCACCTTGAGAGGCAGCCCTCCCACTGTCTTTTGCCGATCAAGACACAGTTGTCCCCAGACCCCTGCAGCAAAGAATGGGATGGGTCAGTCCCTTTCTCTGAGTCCCAGGAGACTACCCCCTTTGGTTTTTCAGTGCACTTAAGGTCTTCAGGAAATGAGGGATTTCTCTCTCCAGAAACTGGGGAGGAAGTTGGTCTAGGGCCTCACGTGGTACCCTGGAGACCCCAGGATGACTCAGCAGCCCTGGGGAACCAGAGTGCCTGGGTGGGTCAGGATTCTTCCCGGTCTCACAACAGCAAGGCTGCCCTTCTTCCTGCTCCTCAGTTCAGGGGCCCAGCCCGAAAATACCTTCTGACTCCAGTGAACTTTTTCCAGGCAAGGTTCTCTTCCAGGGGATTTGACCAGCAAGTGGAAAAGTACCATAAACCCTTGCTGAAGTGCAGACAGGAGAGTACGGAATGA